Below is a window of Candidatus Hydrogenedentota bacterium DNA.
TGGTTGTCACTGAGGGAACGGTCTATCCCCTGCTCTCTCGCTTGCGCGCGGCGGGACTTCTCGAATCGCGCTTGGAGGAGTCATCCTCCGGACCCGCCCGTAGGTACTACGGCTTGACCGACAAAGGGCGGCAAAGCATTCATATGATGCAGACCCATTGGAAGGAATTGGTGAAGGAAGTCGAGATACTGATGGAAAGTGGACAGGACCATGATTGAGTGGACACCGGAAGCGAAAGAAAGTCTCGAAGAGTATTTGAAGCATGTTGACCGTTTGTCGAGGTCCATGGGCGATGATGCAACGGAAATAGTGCAGGGTCTGCGCAGCCATATCACAACGGAAGTTGAGGCGCAGTCCGGACCGCTGGTGACGTTGGAGCATCTCAATCGCGTGATCGCCGCCACAGGCACCCCGCAACAAGTGCTGGGTTTTACGGAGACCGGCTCGAATACGTCTCGGGACGAGGCGGCGCGCCTCGTGCGGGAGATTGCAGACGAGCACAGCGAGAAGAGGCTGCACAACCACTATCCGGACCGAGTACGCGCGTTCGTGCTGTTCTTTGGATTTGCGATTCCATTGCTGGCCCTGATAGTCGAATTCAACTCCGGAATCATGGCTGGAATGTACATGGACCCAGTGCCCACCATCTGGCATGTGGCTGCGGGAGTGGCGCTACTGATTTCTATACTGTTCGGCGACATAGTGGTTGTCCGCCTCGTGTATGGCAAATCAGTTCGATGGCCCAAGTTGGCACTCTTTCTGAATGCGTATGCCACAGCACTTGCGACGGTGTACTTTGTCGTTTATCTGCCGATGCTCCCAGTATCTACGGTAATGATCATTGCAGTGGGGGGCGGCTTACTGGGCTTGGCCCCCATGTTCTGCATGCTATCAGGGCTATACCACATGCGACTCCTGCATCGCCTGATGCCGCACGGGATGATTCCCCGCCGGACAGCGCGAAAGTGCACATGCGCGGGTGTGTTGCTGGTGGCCGTACTGACCGGGCTGTATGCGGGACCAGCCCTCTATACCAAGCATCTCGTCAAGCAAGCGATATCTGACGATGCCGCCGAACGCGAACGTGCCGTCGATTGGATACGCACGCTGCATCTTGAAGGCGCCGTCCTCGAGGATTGTTATGCACTGCCTGGAAAGCAACTGTTCGGCCGCAGAGTCGATAATTGGGAAGAGGAATGGATTTCGGACAAGTCTGCGTATCATGCGTTGTACTATCGCCTGACAGGCAATTC
It encodes the following:
- a CDS encoding PadR family transcriptional regulator; amino-acid sequence: MSEPQSEFNLSNWVTQARKGLLELCILSLLSKGDIHAYELVKRLAGMRALVVTEGTVYPLLSRLRAAGLLESRLEESSSGPARRYYGLTDKGRQSIHMMQTHWKELVKEVEILMESGQDHD